In Corvus moneduloides isolate bCorMon1 chromosome 3, bCorMon1.pri, whole genome shotgun sequence, one DNA window encodes the following:
- the LOC116441295 gene encoding acrosin-like, translated as MNWLGLLVLLTAAGLAHGTWDNCGGTCGLRAVVSDYGLMTYYYGNVAYDYGMTRIVGGTGAVPGAWPWMVSIQHPWMPDLGHLCGGSLISTQWVLTAAHCFNDITNISMMYVLIGATQLTQPGPGAQMRSIKQVVMHQYYNHGDMSYDIALLELDHPVQCSPYIQLACVPDATLRVSELQNCWVAGWGATAARAQKSSDHLQEAKVQLINTKLCNSSGWYAGEIHTHNLCAGYPQGTIDTCQGDSGGPLMCQDNNADYWWVIGVTSWGRGCARAQQPGIYTSTQHFYNWILVQMGANTAGRASPTSQAWSHFMTAHLTTQKPRPTRPPAQMPWPALPPTHKPWPTRPPTHKPWPTVIPSQKPWPTARPTPMPWPKPTPSGEVSSCPFPLNKLVEFFTKVKKLLHQVLGQNTA; from the exons ATGAATTGGCTCGGCCTCCTCGTCCTGCTGACCGCTGCCGGGCTGGCGCACGGCACATGGGACAACTGTGG AGGGACCTGCGGACTCAGAGCTGTGGTATCTGACTATGGCCTCATGACTTATTACTACGGCAACGTGGCTTATGACTATGGCATGACTCGCATCGTGGGTGGCACAGGTGCCGTGCCAGGAGCCTGGCCCTGGATGGTCAGCATCCAGCATCCATGGATGCCAGACCTGGGCCATCTGTGTGGAGGTTCCCTCATCAGCACTCAGTGGGTCCTCACAGCAGCCCACTGCTTCAACGACATCAC TAACATCAGCATGATGTACGTGCTGATCGGAGCCACCCAGTTGACTCAGCCAGGCCCTGGGGCACAAATGCGCAGTATCAAGCAAGTGGTGATGCACCAGTACTACAATCACGGTGACATGAGCTACGATATTGCCCTGCTGGAATTGGACCATCCTGTCCAGTGCAGCCCCTACATCCAGCTGGCCTGTGTGCCCGACGCCACGCTGAGAGTGTCagagctgcagaactgctggGTGGCTGGATGGGGTGCCACTGCTGCAAGAG CTCAAAAATCAAGTGATCACCTGCAGGAGGCCAAGGTCCAGCTCATTAATACTAAGCTCTGCAACAGCAGCGGCTGGTACGCAGGGGAAATCCACACCCACAACCTGTGTGCTGGTTACCCACAGGGCACCATCGACACCTGCCAG GGTGACAGCGGTGGTCCTCTCATGTGCCAAGACAACAATGCTGACTACTGGTGGGTCATCGGAGTGACcagctggggaagaggctgCGCCAGAGCGCAGCAGCCTGGAATCTACACCTCCACTCAGCACTTCTACAACTGGATCCTGGTCCAGATGGGCGCAAACACAGCTGGAAGGGCTTCTCCAACATCACAGGCCTGGAGTCATTTTATGACCGCCCACCTAACAACTCAGAAGCCACGGCCGACACGACCCCCAGCTCAAATGCCTTGGCCAGCACTACCCCCCACTCATAAGCCATGGCCAACACGACCTCCCACTCATAAGCCATGGCCAACAGTAATCCCCTCTCAAAAGCCCTGGCCTACAGCACGCCCCACTCCTATGCCATGGCCAAAACCAACACCATCGGGCGAGGTTAGCTCCTGCCCATTTCCACTCAACAAGCTGGTAGAGTTTTTTACTAAGGTGAAGAAGCTCCTTCATCAGGTCCTTGGACAAAACACAGCTTGA
- the LOC116441301 gene encoding zinc transporter 10-like, with translation MGRYSGKTCRLIFMLVLTVGFFVAELVSGYLGNSIALVSDSFNMLSDLISLCVGLSTGRIARRSSRGPRATYGYSRAEAVGALSNAVFLTALCFTILVDSILRLARPEPIDDAQLVLIVGTLGLAVNVVGLLVFQDWGACCRRRRPTYTQHSVSSLNAGDSPNDQKSPEEGSEKKKEKKSEALNIRGVLLHVMGDALGSVVVVVTATIFYVRPLGAASCNWQCYIDPSLTIIMVFIILSSAFPLIKETSAILLQMVPKGVNMQLLTDRLARVPGVSSFHEVHVWELASGKNIATLHVKCQTPSDYQDAAYKIRKVFHEAGVHSVTIQPEYVDHKTSHLLCSSPCISKACDSQLCCSQREPPRAKTNGYMEKRESCLSTQHKDDGSRKSDIEIPVEDPVAEESMRNAKNCDVSDDKSQLCGTRF, from the exons ATGGGGCGGTACTCGGGCAAGACGTGCCGCCTCATCTTCATGCTGGTGCTCACCGTCGGCTTCTTCGTGGCCGAGCTGGTGTCCGGATACCTGGGCAACTCCATCGCGCTGGTGTCCGACTCCTTCAACATGCTCTCGGACCTCATCTCCCTCTGCGTGGGGCTCTCCACCGGGCGCATCGCCCGCCGCAGCAGCCGCGGTCCCCGCGCCACCTACGGCTACAGCCGGGCCGAGGCGGTGGGAGCGCTCAGCAACGCCGTCTTCCTCACCGCCCTCTGCTTCACCATCCTCGTGGACTCCATCCTCCGCCTCGCCCGGCCTGAGCCCATAGACGACGCCCAGCTGGTGCTCATCGTCGGCACCCTCGGCCTCGCCGTCAACGTCGTGGGGCTCCTCGTCTTCCAGGACTGGGGCGCCTGCTGCCGCCGGCGACGCCC aACTTATACACAACACAGCGTTTCTTCTTTGAATGCAGGTGATTCACCAAATGACCAAAAGAGCCCTGAAGAGGggtcagagaagaaaaaagagaaaaagtctGAAGCATTGAACATCAGAG GTGTTCTTTTGCATGTTATGGGAGATGCACTTGGATCTGTGGTCGTGGTAGTTACTGCTACTATCTTCTATGTACGTCCTCTGGGGGCTGCTTCGTGTAATTGGCAGTGCTACATTGATCCAAGCCTGACAATAATTATGGTGTTCATCATCCTGTCTTCTGCATTCCCACTTATAAAGGAGACCTCAGCTATTTTGTTGCAGATGGTCCCCAAAGGTGTTAATATGCAACTACTGA CTGACAGACTAGCTCGTGTACCAGGGGTTAGCAGCTTCCATGAGGTGCATGTCTGGGAGCTTGCAAGTGGGAAGAATATTGCCACCCTTCATGTCAAGTGCCAAACCCCTTCTGACTACCAAGATGCTGCTTACAAAATACGGAAGGTTTTCCACGAGGCAGGAGTCCATTCCGTGACCATCCAGCCTGAGTATGTTGACCACAAGACTTCTCATCTACTGTGCAGCTCACCCTGCATCTCAAAAGCTTGTGattctcagctgtgctgcagccagagggaGCCCCCCAGGGCTAAAACGAATGGCTAcatggagaaaagagaaagttgCCTTTCCACACAGCACAAAGACGATGGTTCAAGGAAAAGTGACATTGAAATTCCTGTGGAGGACCCAGTGGCAGAGGAGAGCATGAGAAACGCGAAAAATTGTGACGTGTCTGATGACAAATCACAGTTGTGTGGTACACGATTTTAG